The following coding sequences are from one Ornithodoros turicata isolate Travis chromosome 1, ASM3712646v1, whole genome shotgun sequence window:
- the LOC135400284 gene encoding uncharacterized protein LOC135400284, with protein MKVLFVAFALSAFLATSVVAREDLEIVCRKDRPADERGCAYWCSEDGDWKLGSYPDGLRCDYAGYLDGICKNALCHYNEATATGGYRRNIGHATSSDEKGLGGYRTTEAYTTSSDENEEDEYELK; from the exons ATGAAAGTCCTTTTTGTCGCCTTCGCTCTGTCTGCCTTCCTCG CGACAAGTGTCGTCGCGCGGGAAGACTTGGAAATTGTTTGCCGCAAGGATCGACCT GCTGATGAAAGGGGCTGTGCTTACTGGTGCAGCGAAGACGGGGATTGGAAATTAGGTTCCTATCCAGATGGATTGCGATGTGAC TATGCTGGATATCTGGATGGCATCTGCAAGAATGCTCTGTGCCACTACAATGAAGCAACAGCAACCGGAGGATATCGCCGCAACATAGGGCACGCCACGTCCAGCGATGAGAAGGGTCTTGGAGGATACCGTACTACCGAAGCCTACACTACTTCCAGTGATGAAAATGAGGAGGACGAGTATGAACTCAAGTAG